The following proteins come from a genomic window of Chaetodon auriga isolate fChaAug3 chromosome 16, fChaAug3.hap1, whole genome shotgun sequence:
- the arhgap44a gene encoding rho GTPase-activating protein 44 isoform X2, whose translation MKKQFNRMRQLANQTVGRAEKTEVLSEDLLQVEKRLDLVKQVTHSTHKKLTACLQGQQGTDMEKRSVKSPSKKLPLTILAQCMVEGAAVLGDDSLLGKMLKLCGETEEKLAQELIQFEFQIERDVVEPLYVLAEVDIPNIQKQRKHLAKLVLDMDSARTRYQQSSKSSSHPSTLQPGAKSESLREEMEEAANRMEICRDQLSADMYSFVAKEIDYANYFQTLIETQAEYHRKSLEILHSILPQIKAHQEAWVEKPSFGKSLEEHLNISGREIAFPIEACVTMLLECGMQEEGLFRVAPSASKLKKLKASLDCGVLDVQEYSSDPHAIAGALKSYLRELPEPLMTTELYDEWIQASNIQDMDKRLQALMAACEKLPTDNLNNFRYLIKFLAKLSEYQDANKMTPGNMAIVLGPNLLWTHTEPNMTEMMTTMSLQIVGIIEPIIQHADWFFPGEIEFNLTGSYGSPIHTNHNSNYSSMPSPDMDQSERKQQHDQSRRPLSVATDNMMLEFYKKDGIRKIQSMGVRVMDTSWVSRKGSATLARKASSTPPGMQGPSSPADTLIPEQPGELATSPSATPPPGERVCSDNVSPNRPDTSHAHPPQGEDRPPPPYPTSSCHAAPHHFYPKPPPCARPVAPGPESQPPGSPPPPLRWSGFTPPVPPPSSSSSSSSSSLDINSNPKPSCLHFPKHSPPGDMSHAPPPDTNASPLYIKTPLVLTRHDQSLGNPPSLPSSAPPPPPWAACPCVRERGPPRLTSSLKSKELSPVIGHKAIQVAGPTVPPSSSPQSSSQSPHSTEHSPHTLRKGSKKLAPVPPKVPYGQSGGMSDQSTGQPSPVSLSPTPPSTPSPYGLACPPGQVPPSSPGQTPLGAPHSLSSPPSLTGTLTKSRPAPKPRQRPSLPPPQPPTAPPGLTGPAVAPVPQPLEQGLLDGLSPGESMSTAV comes from the exons GGCAGAAAAAACAGAGGTGTTAAGCGAGGACCTTCTACAG GTGGAGAAGCGTCTGGACCTGGTCAAACAGGTGACACACAGCACTCACAAGAAGCTGACTGCCTGCTTGCAGGGTCAGCAGGGGACTGATATGGAGAAGAGATCTGTCAAGTCACCGTCT AAAAAACTCCCGCTGACGATCCTGGCACAGTGTATGGTAGAAGGGGCTGCAGTGCTGGGGGACGACTCTCTCCTGGG GAAGATGCTGAAGCTGTGcggggagacagaggagaagctggCCCAGGAGCTGATCCAGTTTGAGTTCCAGATAGAGAGGGATGTGGTGGAGCCTCTCTATGTGCTTGCTGAG GTGGACATTCCCAACATccagaaacagaggaagcacTTAGCTAAACTTGTCTTGGACATGGACTCCGCAAGGACAAG ATATCAGCAGTCATCCAAGTCGTCCAGTCACCCGAGCACGCTGCAGCCCGGTGCCAAGTCCGAGTCtctgagagaggagatggaggaggcagCCAACCGAATGGAGATTTGTAGA GATCAGCTGTCAGCAGATATGTACAGTTTTGTGGCCAAAGAAATAGACTATGCAAACTACTTCCAGACA CTGATAGAAACACAGGCAGAATATCACAGGAAGTCATTAGAGATTCTTCACAGTATCCTGCCCCAGATTAAAGCTCACCAag aggCGTGGGTGGAGAAGCCGTCGTTTGGCAAGTCTCTGGAGGAACACCTGAATATTAGTGGGAGAGAGATTGCCTTCCCCATCGAAGCTTGTGTCACCATGCTGTTAGAGTGTGGCATGCAAGAGGAG GGGCTCTTCAGAGTGGCTCCGTCAGCCTCCAAGCTGAAGAAGCTGAAAGCGTCCCTGGACTGTGGAGTTCTGGATGTGCAGGAGTACTCCTCTGACCCACACGCCATCGCAG GGGCTCTGAAATCATACCTCCGTGAGCTCCCTGAGCCACTGATGACCACTGAACTTTATGATGAATGGATTCAAGCCTCCAA CATTCAAGATATGGACAAGAGACTACAAGCATTAATGGCAGCATGTGAAAAACTCCCCACAGACAACTTGAACAATTTCAG ATATCTAATCAAATTCTTAGCCAAGCTAAGTGAGTACCAAGACGCAAACAAGATGACTCCCGGTAACATGGCGATTGTTCTCGGACCTAACTTGCTTTGGACGCACACCGAACC GAACATGACAGAGATGATGACCACCATGTCCCTGCAGATTGTTGGCATCATTGAGCCCATTATCCAGCATGCTGACTGGTTCTTCCCTGGAG AGATTGAGTTCAACTTGACAGGCAGCTATGGCAGCCCGATCCACACCAACCACAACTCCAACTACAGCTCCATGCCCTCACCAGACATGGACCAATCTGAGCGCAAGCAGCAGCACGACCAGAGCCGACGCCCACTGAGCGTCGCCACTGAcaacatgatgctggagttttACAAGAAGGATGG CATTAGGAAGATACAAAG tATGGGCGTCCGGGTAATGGATACCTCCTGGGTGTCTCGTAAGGGTTCAGCCACGCTAGCGCGTAAggcctcctccacccctccggGCATGCAAGGCCCCAGCTctcctgcagacacactcatCCCCGAGCAGCCCGGAGAGCTCGCCACCTCCCCGTCCGCGACACCGCCGCCTGGAGAAAGGGTTTG CTCAGACAACGTGTCGCCCAATCGGCCGGACACCTCTCATGCCCACCCACCCCAAGGGGAGGACCGGCCACCCCCCCCTTACCCCACCTCTTCGTGCCACGCTGCCCCCCACCACTTCTATCCCAAACCCCCACCCTGCGCTCGCCCCGTGGCACCGGGTCCAGAGTCCCAGCCCCCTGGCTCACCCCCGCCCCCGCTGCGCTGGTCTGGCTTCACTCCCCCGGtcccgcccccctcctcctcttcttcctcctcctcctcgtcactTGACATCAATTCAAACCCCAAACCCAGCTGTCTGCACTTCCCCAAGCACAGCCCGCCAGGTGACATGTCGCATGCTCCCCCACCAGACACTAACGCTTCACCACTCTACATCAAAACCCCTTTGGTACTAACCCGCCACGACCAGTCCCTTGGCAACCCCCCTAGCCTCCCTTCGTCCGCGCCCCCGCCCCCGCCGTGGGCTGCCTGTCCGTGTGTCCGAGAGAGAGGACCCCCCAGGCTGACTAG TTCATTGAAGAGTAAAGAGCTCTCCCCTGTCATTGGACACAAAGCCATCCAGGTGGCAGGTCCAACTGTCCCCCCCAGCAGTAgtcctcagagcagcagccagtcCCCCCACTCTACAGAGCACAGTCCACACACCCTGCGCAAAG gttcCAAGAAGCTGGCTCCTGTGCCTCCCAAGGTCCCTTACGGCCAGTCTGGCGGGATGTCCGATCAGTCCACAGGTCAGCCGTCACCGGTCAGCCTGTCCCCCACACCTCCTAGCACACCCTCCCCTTATGGACTGGCCTGCCCTCCAGGGCAAGTGCCCCCATCCTCTCCTGGGCAGACCCCACTGGGTGCGCCCCACTCTCTTTCGTCCCCGCCCTCCCTGACCGGAACGCTCACCAAGTCGC
- the arhgap44a gene encoding rho GTPase-activating protein 44 isoform X3, protein MKKQFNRMRQLANQTVGRAEKTEVLSEDLLQVEKRLDLVKQVTHSTHKKLTACLQGQQGTDMEKRSVKSPSKKLPLTILAQCMVEGAAVLGDDSLLGKMLKLCGETEEKLAQELIQFEFQIERDVVEPLYVLAEVDIPNIQKQRKHLAKLVLDMDSARTRYQQSSKSSSHPSTLQPGAKSESLREEMEEAANRMEICRDQLSADMYSFVAKEIDYANYFQTLIETQAEYHRKSLEILHSILPQIKAHQEAWVEKPSFGKSLEEHLNISGREIAFPIEACVTMLLECGMQEEGLFRVAPSASKLKKLKASLDCGVLDVQEYSSDPHAIAGALKSYLRELPEPLMTTELYDEWIQASNIQDMDKRLQALMAACEKLPTDNLNNFRYLIKFLAKLSEYQDANKMTPGNMAIVLGPNLLWTHTEPNMTEMMTTMSLQIVGIIEPIIQHADWFFPGEIEFNLTGSYGSPIHTNHNSNYSSMPSPDMDQSERKQQHDQSRRPLSVATDNMMLEFYKKDGIRKIQSMGVRVMDTSWVSRKGSATLARKASSTPPGMQGPSSPADTLIPEQPGELATSPSATPPPGERVCSDNVSPNRPDTSHAHPPQGEDRPPPPYPTSSCHAAPHHFYPKPPPCARPVAPGPESQPPGSPPPPLRWSGFTPPVPPPSSSSSSSSSSLDINSNPKPSCLHFPKHSPPGDMSHAPPPDTNASPLYIKTPLVLTRHDQSLGNPPSLPSSAPPPPPWAACPCVRERGPPRLTSSLKSKELSPVIGHKAIQVAGPTVPPSSSPQSSSQSPHSTEHSPHTLRKGSKKLAPVPPKVPYGQSGGMSDQSTDIFNYEIPSINVNLDSLIDEFSGAPCRRSVAVADSPEGDAVPEEEPQSTTL, encoded by the exons GGCAGAAAAAACAGAGGTGTTAAGCGAGGACCTTCTACAG GTGGAGAAGCGTCTGGACCTGGTCAAACAGGTGACACACAGCACTCACAAGAAGCTGACTGCCTGCTTGCAGGGTCAGCAGGGGACTGATATGGAGAAGAGATCTGTCAAGTCACCGTCT AAAAAACTCCCGCTGACGATCCTGGCACAGTGTATGGTAGAAGGGGCTGCAGTGCTGGGGGACGACTCTCTCCTGGG GAAGATGCTGAAGCTGTGcggggagacagaggagaagctggCCCAGGAGCTGATCCAGTTTGAGTTCCAGATAGAGAGGGATGTGGTGGAGCCTCTCTATGTGCTTGCTGAG GTGGACATTCCCAACATccagaaacagaggaagcacTTAGCTAAACTTGTCTTGGACATGGACTCCGCAAGGACAAG ATATCAGCAGTCATCCAAGTCGTCCAGTCACCCGAGCACGCTGCAGCCCGGTGCCAAGTCCGAGTCtctgagagaggagatggaggaggcagCCAACCGAATGGAGATTTGTAGA GATCAGCTGTCAGCAGATATGTACAGTTTTGTGGCCAAAGAAATAGACTATGCAAACTACTTCCAGACA CTGATAGAAACACAGGCAGAATATCACAGGAAGTCATTAGAGATTCTTCACAGTATCCTGCCCCAGATTAAAGCTCACCAag aggCGTGGGTGGAGAAGCCGTCGTTTGGCAAGTCTCTGGAGGAACACCTGAATATTAGTGGGAGAGAGATTGCCTTCCCCATCGAAGCTTGTGTCACCATGCTGTTAGAGTGTGGCATGCAAGAGGAG GGGCTCTTCAGAGTGGCTCCGTCAGCCTCCAAGCTGAAGAAGCTGAAAGCGTCCCTGGACTGTGGAGTTCTGGATGTGCAGGAGTACTCCTCTGACCCACACGCCATCGCAG GGGCTCTGAAATCATACCTCCGTGAGCTCCCTGAGCCACTGATGACCACTGAACTTTATGATGAATGGATTCAAGCCTCCAA CATTCAAGATATGGACAAGAGACTACAAGCATTAATGGCAGCATGTGAAAAACTCCCCACAGACAACTTGAACAATTTCAG ATATCTAATCAAATTCTTAGCCAAGCTAAGTGAGTACCAAGACGCAAACAAGATGACTCCCGGTAACATGGCGATTGTTCTCGGACCTAACTTGCTTTGGACGCACACCGAACC GAACATGACAGAGATGATGACCACCATGTCCCTGCAGATTGTTGGCATCATTGAGCCCATTATCCAGCATGCTGACTGGTTCTTCCCTGGAG AGATTGAGTTCAACTTGACAGGCAGCTATGGCAGCCCGATCCACACCAACCACAACTCCAACTACAGCTCCATGCCCTCACCAGACATGGACCAATCTGAGCGCAAGCAGCAGCACGACCAGAGCCGACGCCCACTGAGCGTCGCCACTGAcaacatgatgctggagttttACAAGAAGGATGG CATTAGGAAGATACAAAG tATGGGCGTCCGGGTAATGGATACCTCCTGGGTGTCTCGTAAGGGTTCAGCCACGCTAGCGCGTAAggcctcctccacccctccggGCATGCAAGGCCCCAGCTctcctgcagacacactcatCCCCGAGCAGCCCGGAGAGCTCGCCACCTCCCCGTCCGCGACACCGCCGCCTGGAGAAAGGGTTTG CTCAGACAACGTGTCGCCCAATCGGCCGGACACCTCTCATGCCCACCCACCCCAAGGGGAGGACCGGCCACCCCCCCCTTACCCCACCTCTTCGTGCCACGCTGCCCCCCACCACTTCTATCCCAAACCCCCACCCTGCGCTCGCCCCGTGGCACCGGGTCCAGAGTCCCAGCCCCCTGGCTCACCCCCGCCCCCGCTGCGCTGGTCTGGCTTCACTCCCCCGGtcccgcccccctcctcctcttcttcctcctcctcctcgtcactTGACATCAATTCAAACCCCAAACCCAGCTGTCTGCACTTCCCCAAGCACAGCCCGCCAGGTGACATGTCGCATGCTCCCCCACCAGACACTAACGCTTCACCACTCTACATCAAAACCCCTTTGGTACTAACCCGCCACGACCAGTCCCTTGGCAACCCCCCTAGCCTCCCTTCGTCCGCGCCCCCGCCCCCGCCGTGGGCTGCCTGTCCGTGTGTCCGAGAGAGAGGACCCCCCAGGCTGACTAG TTCATTGAAGAGTAAAGAGCTCTCCCCTGTCATTGGACACAAAGCCATCCAGGTGGCAGGTCCAACTGTCCCCCCCAGCAGTAgtcctcagagcagcagccagtcCCCCCACTCTACAGAGCACAGTCCACACACCCTGCGCAAAG gttcCAAGAAGCTGGCTCCTGTGCCTCCCAAGGTCCCTTACGGCCAGTCTGGCGGGATGTCCGATCAGTCCACAG
- the arhgap44a gene encoding rho GTPase-activating protein 44 isoform X5 translates to MKKQFNRMRQLANQTVGRAEKTEVLSEDLLQVEKRLDLVKQVTHSTHKKLTACLQGQQGTDMEKRSVKSPSKKLPLTILAQCMVEGAAVLGDDSLLGKMLKLCGETEEKLAQELIQFEFQIERDVVEPLYVLAEVDIPNIQKQRKHLAKLVLDMDSARTRYQQSSKSSSHPSTLQPGAKSESLREEMEEAANRMEICRDQLSADMYSFVAKEIDYANYFQTLIETQAEYHRKSLEILHSILPQIKAHQEAWVEKPSFGKSLEEHLNISGREIAFPIEACVTMLLECGMQEEGLFRVAPSASKLKKLKASLDCGVLDVQEYSSDPHAIAGALKSYLRELPEPLMTTELYDEWIQASNIQDMDKRLQALMAACEKLPTDNLNNFRYLIKFLAKLSEYQDANKMTPGNMAIVLGPNLLWTHTEPNMTEMMTTMSLQIVGIIEPIIQHADWFFPGEIEFNLTGSYGSPIHTNHNSNYSSMPSPDMDQSERKQQHDQSRRPLSVATDNMMLEFYKKDGIRKIQSMGVRVMDTSWVSRKGSATLARKASSTPPGMQGPSSPADTLIPEQPGELATSPSATPPPGERVCSLKSKELSPVIGHKAIQVAGPTVPPSSSPQSSSQSPHSTEHSPHTLRKGSKKLAPVPPKVPYGQSGGMSDQSTGQPSPVSLSPTPPSTPSPYGLACPPGQVPPSSPGQTPLGAPHSLSSPPSLTGTLTKSRPAPKPRQRPSLPPPQPPTAPPGLTGPAVAPVPQPLEQGLLDGLSPGESMSTAV, encoded by the exons GGCAGAAAAAACAGAGGTGTTAAGCGAGGACCTTCTACAG GTGGAGAAGCGTCTGGACCTGGTCAAACAGGTGACACACAGCACTCACAAGAAGCTGACTGCCTGCTTGCAGGGTCAGCAGGGGACTGATATGGAGAAGAGATCTGTCAAGTCACCGTCT AAAAAACTCCCGCTGACGATCCTGGCACAGTGTATGGTAGAAGGGGCTGCAGTGCTGGGGGACGACTCTCTCCTGGG GAAGATGCTGAAGCTGTGcggggagacagaggagaagctggCCCAGGAGCTGATCCAGTTTGAGTTCCAGATAGAGAGGGATGTGGTGGAGCCTCTCTATGTGCTTGCTGAG GTGGACATTCCCAACATccagaaacagaggaagcacTTAGCTAAACTTGTCTTGGACATGGACTCCGCAAGGACAAG ATATCAGCAGTCATCCAAGTCGTCCAGTCACCCGAGCACGCTGCAGCCCGGTGCCAAGTCCGAGTCtctgagagaggagatggaggaggcagCCAACCGAATGGAGATTTGTAGA GATCAGCTGTCAGCAGATATGTACAGTTTTGTGGCCAAAGAAATAGACTATGCAAACTACTTCCAGACA CTGATAGAAACACAGGCAGAATATCACAGGAAGTCATTAGAGATTCTTCACAGTATCCTGCCCCAGATTAAAGCTCACCAag aggCGTGGGTGGAGAAGCCGTCGTTTGGCAAGTCTCTGGAGGAACACCTGAATATTAGTGGGAGAGAGATTGCCTTCCCCATCGAAGCTTGTGTCACCATGCTGTTAGAGTGTGGCATGCAAGAGGAG GGGCTCTTCAGAGTGGCTCCGTCAGCCTCCAAGCTGAAGAAGCTGAAAGCGTCCCTGGACTGTGGAGTTCTGGATGTGCAGGAGTACTCCTCTGACCCACACGCCATCGCAG GGGCTCTGAAATCATACCTCCGTGAGCTCCCTGAGCCACTGATGACCACTGAACTTTATGATGAATGGATTCAAGCCTCCAA CATTCAAGATATGGACAAGAGACTACAAGCATTAATGGCAGCATGTGAAAAACTCCCCACAGACAACTTGAACAATTTCAG ATATCTAATCAAATTCTTAGCCAAGCTAAGTGAGTACCAAGACGCAAACAAGATGACTCCCGGTAACATGGCGATTGTTCTCGGACCTAACTTGCTTTGGACGCACACCGAACC GAACATGACAGAGATGATGACCACCATGTCCCTGCAGATTGTTGGCATCATTGAGCCCATTATCCAGCATGCTGACTGGTTCTTCCCTGGAG AGATTGAGTTCAACTTGACAGGCAGCTATGGCAGCCCGATCCACACCAACCACAACTCCAACTACAGCTCCATGCCCTCACCAGACATGGACCAATCTGAGCGCAAGCAGCAGCACGACCAGAGCCGACGCCCACTGAGCGTCGCCACTGAcaacatgatgctggagttttACAAGAAGGATGG CATTAGGAAGATACAAAG tATGGGCGTCCGGGTAATGGATACCTCCTGGGTGTCTCGTAAGGGTTCAGCCACGCTAGCGCGTAAggcctcctccacccctccggGCATGCAAGGCCCCAGCTctcctgcagacacactcatCCCCGAGCAGCCCGGAGAGCTCGCCACCTCCCCGTCCGCGACACCGCCGCCTGGAGAAAGGGTTTG TTCATTGAAGAGTAAAGAGCTCTCCCCTGTCATTGGACACAAAGCCATCCAGGTGGCAGGTCCAACTGTCCCCCCCAGCAGTAgtcctcagagcagcagccagtcCCCCCACTCTACAGAGCACAGTCCACACACCCTGCGCAAAG gttcCAAGAAGCTGGCTCCTGTGCCTCCCAAGGTCCCTTACGGCCAGTCTGGCGGGATGTCCGATCAGTCCACAGGTCAGCCGTCACCGGTCAGCCTGTCCCCCACACCTCCTAGCACACCCTCCCCTTATGGACTGGCCTGCCCTCCAGGGCAAGTGCCCCCATCCTCTCCTGGGCAGACCCCACTGGGTGCGCCCCACTCTCTTTCGTCCCCGCCCTCCCTGACCGGAACGCTCACCAAGTCGC